A genomic segment from Gadus morhua chromosome 4, gadMor3.0, whole genome shotgun sequence encodes:
- the aamp gene encoding angio-associated migratory cell protein isoform X1, which translates to MYNTHAHTRVMPNMGSYKIMDQDSIMLHGDEEIIEVIELSDAEPGPDDLADDLEDVDFEDGGDGEDNEGWETEDEMEAEEVEQDDSELTFSKHTGSVFCVGLDPATNAMAVTGGEDDKAYVWRISDGEVLFECTGHKDSVTCVCFSFDSALVASGDMSGVIKVWQVDTKEEVWSFEVSDLEWLEWHPCAPVLLAGTDDGNMWMWKVPGGECKTFPSPACHGNGKILPDGKRAVVGYEDGSVRVWDLKKGNSLHVIKGRDGHKGAVTCLASNKDGSLVVTGSVDGSAKLINTATGKMVSVFSSDGLRGTGSTSQEETNSVESVGFCNILPLVGVAYLDGTLVIFDLATQTVRNRCRHEAGIVHMQWEESSALVSTCGLDGALRQWDGRSGNLVSEYRGHAAEVLAFALNRDSSMVVTASGDHQAKVFCLQRPDR; encoded by the exons AtgtacaacacacacgcacacacacgcgtgatGCCGAACATGGGTTCATA CAAAATAATGGATCAAGACTCGATAATGCTGCACGGGGATGAGGAGATCATCGAAGTGATCGAGCTGAGCGACGCAGAGCCCGGACCTG ATGATCTGGCAGACGACCTCGAGGACGTGGACTTCGAGGACGGCGGCGATGGCGAGGACAACGAGGGCTGGGAGACGGAGGACgagatggaggcggaggaggtggagcaggacgaCAGCGAGCTCACCTTCTCAAAACACACCG GCTCCGTGTTCTGCGTGGGTCTCGACCCGGCGACCAACGCCATGGCCGTCACCGGGGGTGAAGACGATAAGGCGTACGTGTGGAGGATCAGCGATGGAGAGGTGCTCTTTGAGTGTACCG gacacAAGGACtctgtgacgtgtgtgtgcttcagcTTCGACTCAGCGCTGGTGGCGTCGGGGGACATGAGCGGAGTCATCAAGGTGTGGCAGGTGGACAccaaggaggaggtgtggtCCTTCGAAGTCAGCGACCTGGAG TGGTTGGAGTGGCACCCCTGTGCGCCGGTGCTGCTGGCGGGAACAGACGACGGGAACATGTGGATGTGGAAGGTTCCGGGAGGCGAGTGCAAGACCTTCCCTAGCCCCGCTTGCCACGGCAACGGGAAGATCCTCCCCGACG GTAAGCGAGCGGTGGTGGGCTACGAGGACGGCTCGGTCCGCGTGTGGGACCTGAAGAAGGGGAACTCACTCCACGTCATcaaag GTCGCGACGGCCACAAGGGGGCGGTTACGTGCCTGGCGTCCAATAAGGACGGCTCTCTGGTGGTGACGGGGTCGGTGGACGGCTCTGCCAAGCTGATCAATACCGCCACAGGCAAG atggtGAGTGTGTTCTCCTCTGACGGGCTCAGGGGCACTGGGTCCACCAGCCAGGAGGAGACCAACTCTGTGGAGTCCGTGGGCTTCTGCAACAT CCTGCCtctggtgggcgtggcctatctGGACGGAACCCTGGTCATCTTTGACCTCGCCACCCAGACGGTCCGTAACCGGTGCAGACACgag gcGGGCATCGTGCACATGCAGTGGGAGGAGTCCTCCGCGCTGGTGTCTACGTGCGGTTTGGACGGCGCCCTGCGGCAGTGGGACGGGCGCTCCGGGAACCTGGTGTCGGAGTACCGCGGGCACGCTGCCGAGGTCCTCGCCTTCGCCCTCAACCG
- the aamp gene encoding angio-associated migratory cell protein isoform X2 codes for MDQDSIMLHGDEEIIEVIELSDAEPGPDDLADDLEDVDFEDGGDGEDNEGWETEDEMEAEEVEQDDSELTFSKHTGSVFCVGLDPATNAMAVTGGEDDKAYVWRISDGEVLFECTGHKDSVTCVCFSFDSALVASGDMSGVIKVWQVDTKEEVWSFEVSDLEWLEWHPCAPVLLAGTDDGNMWMWKVPGGECKTFPSPACHGNGKILPDGKRAVVGYEDGSVRVWDLKKGNSLHVIKGRDGHKGAVTCLASNKDGSLVVTGSVDGSAKLINTATGKMVSVFSSDGLRGTGSTSQEETNSVESVGFCNILPLVGVAYLDGTLVIFDLATQTVRNRCRHEAGIVHMQWEESSALVSTCGLDGALRQWDGRSGNLVSEYRGHAAEVLAFALNRDSSMVVTASGDHQAKVFCLQRPDR; via the exons ATGGATCAAGACTCGATAATGCTGCACGGGGATGAGGAGATCATCGAAGTGATCGAGCTGAGCGACGCAGAGCCCGGACCTG ATGATCTGGCAGACGACCTCGAGGACGTGGACTTCGAGGACGGCGGCGATGGCGAGGACAACGAGGGCTGGGAGACGGAGGACgagatggaggcggaggaggtggagcaggacgaCAGCGAGCTCACCTTCTCAAAACACACCG GCTCCGTGTTCTGCGTGGGTCTCGACCCGGCGACCAACGCCATGGCCGTCACCGGGGGTGAAGACGATAAGGCGTACGTGTGGAGGATCAGCGATGGAGAGGTGCTCTTTGAGTGTACCG gacacAAGGACtctgtgacgtgtgtgtgcttcagcTTCGACTCAGCGCTGGTGGCGTCGGGGGACATGAGCGGAGTCATCAAGGTGTGGCAGGTGGACAccaaggaggaggtgtggtCCTTCGAAGTCAGCGACCTGGAG TGGTTGGAGTGGCACCCCTGTGCGCCGGTGCTGCTGGCGGGAACAGACGACGGGAACATGTGGATGTGGAAGGTTCCGGGAGGCGAGTGCAAGACCTTCCCTAGCCCCGCTTGCCACGGCAACGGGAAGATCCTCCCCGACG GTAAGCGAGCGGTGGTGGGCTACGAGGACGGCTCGGTCCGCGTGTGGGACCTGAAGAAGGGGAACTCACTCCACGTCATcaaag GTCGCGACGGCCACAAGGGGGCGGTTACGTGCCTGGCGTCCAATAAGGACGGCTCTCTGGTGGTGACGGGGTCGGTGGACGGCTCTGCCAAGCTGATCAATACCGCCACAGGCAAG atggtGAGTGTGTTCTCCTCTGACGGGCTCAGGGGCACTGGGTCCACCAGCCAGGAGGAGACCAACTCTGTGGAGTCCGTGGGCTTCTGCAACAT CCTGCCtctggtgggcgtggcctatctGGACGGAACCCTGGTCATCTTTGACCTCGCCACCCAGACGGTCCGTAACCGGTGCAGACACgag gcGGGCATCGTGCACATGCAGTGGGAGGAGTCCTCCGCGCTGGTGTCTACGTGCGGTTTGGACGGCGCCCTGCGGCAGTGGGACGGGCGCTCCGGGAACCTGGTGTCGGAGTACCGCGGGCACGCTGCCGAGGTCCTCGCCTTCGCCCTCAACCG